A window of Raineyella sp. W15-4 contains these coding sequences:
- the glgX gene encoding glycogen debranching protein GlgX, with protein sequence MSGVTLTAPIDSSVLGARLLAGGARFSLWAPRATRVELALVAPDRSQKNHDMEMGKDGVWTVFAPGVIAGQQYGYRVHGDWSPQTGERFNPAKLLLDPYARAITGGVDYSGPILDHTAESDYLPDPMDSFASVPLSVVVADTPPPTPIARRRTMAESVIYEAHVKGLTHLHPAVPEHLRGTYGGIAYPAVIQHLVDAGVTALELMPVHHFVSEPFIIGRGLSNYWGYNTLGYFAPHAAYCSVGTRGEQVAEFKAMVSALHEAGIEVILDVVYNHTGEGGHEGPTLAWRGIDHGAYYRLTSDMHNDYDVTGCGNSVDTSQPGVLQMTMDSLRYWVTEMGVDGFRFDLATELIRNEKHYVAQDHPFKKLVAADPVLRDIKMIAEPWDMGPYGYQVGAWGPGWSEWNDRFRGHTRDFWRGAVHGVQELATRLSGSGELFQHSGRRPEASVNFVTAHDGFTMRDLVTYDVKHNNANGEANRDGSDDNRSWNCGVEGETEDPEIVELRHRQVRNMMATLLVSTGVPMITAGDEIGRTQLGNNNAYCQDSPISWVHWDTADSWADVLEVTRTFTRLRAEHPVLRPQDWRNGEFVVDAAGSELGRKNLAWFDGEDIEMDNEDWRDGTRRTLGMYVSDLHEGFLIWVHGGDQPEDVPLPGGPWALSYQVVAHTGLADELPTGTLPADTRLQLPARSVVVLQVELPDRQVPAAAPAGAASTPAAPAESGPDKPGEETEGTGDPAGSEQSGAEALGAGV encoded by the coding sequence ATGAGTGGCGTCACGCTCACCGCCCCGATCGACTCCAGCGTGCTCGGTGCACGCCTGCTCGCCGGCGGTGCCCGCTTCAGCCTGTGGGCGCCCCGCGCCACCCGGGTCGAACTGGCGCTCGTGGCCCCCGACCGCTCGCAGAAGAACCACGACATGGAGATGGGCAAGGACGGGGTGTGGACCGTCTTCGCCCCCGGCGTCATCGCCGGCCAGCAGTACGGCTACCGGGTGCACGGGGACTGGTCCCCGCAGACGGGTGAGCGGTTCAACCCCGCCAAGCTGCTGCTCGACCCGTACGCCCGGGCGATCACCGGTGGCGTGGACTACTCCGGGCCGATCCTCGACCACACCGCGGAATCGGACTACCTGCCCGATCCGATGGACTCCTTCGCCTCGGTGCCGCTCAGCGTGGTGGTGGCCGACACCCCGCCGCCCACGCCGATCGCCCGGCGCCGGACGATGGCCGAGTCGGTGATCTACGAGGCCCACGTCAAGGGGCTGACCCACCTGCATCCGGCCGTCCCGGAGCACCTGCGCGGGACCTACGGCGGCATCGCCTACCCCGCGGTGATCCAACACCTGGTGGACGCCGGAGTGACGGCGCTGGAGCTGATGCCGGTGCACCACTTCGTGTCCGAGCCGTTCATCATCGGTCGGGGCCTGTCGAACTACTGGGGTTACAACACCCTGGGCTACTTCGCCCCGCACGCTGCCTACTGTTCGGTGGGCACCCGCGGTGAGCAGGTCGCCGAGTTCAAGGCGATGGTCAGCGCGCTACACGAGGCCGGGATCGAGGTCATCCTCGACGTGGTCTACAACCACACCGGTGAGGGCGGCCACGAGGGCCCGACGCTGGCCTGGCGCGGTATCGACCACGGCGCCTACTACCGGCTGACCTCCGACATGCACAACGACTACGACGTCACCGGCTGCGGCAACTCCGTCGACACCTCCCAGCCCGGCGTGCTGCAGATGACCATGGACTCGCTGCGCTACTGGGTGACCGAGATGGGCGTCGACGGCTTCCGGTTCGACCTCGCCACCGAGCTGATCCGCAACGAGAAGCACTACGTCGCCCAGGACCACCCGTTCAAGAAGCTCGTCGCCGCCGACCCGGTGCTGCGCGACATCAAAATGATCGCCGAGCCGTGGGACATGGGTCCGTACGGCTACCAGGTCGGCGCCTGGGGGCCGGGGTGGAGCGAGTGGAACGACCGTTTCCGCGGCCACACCCGCGACTTCTGGCGGGGTGCGGTGCACGGGGTGCAGGAGCTGGCGACCCGGCTGTCCGGCTCCGGTGAACTGTTCCAGCACTCCGGTCGCCGGCCGGAGGCCTCGGTCAACTTCGTCACCGCCCACGACGGTTTCACCATGCGCGACCTGGTGACGTACGACGTCAAGCACAACAACGCCAACGGCGAGGCGAACCGGGACGGTTCGGACGACAATCGGTCCTGGAACTGCGGCGTCGAGGGCGAGACCGAGGATCCGGAGATCGTCGAGCTGCGCCACCGGCAGGTGCGCAACATGATGGCGACCCTGCTGGTCTCCACCGGGGTGCCGATGATCACCGCCGGCGACGAGATCGGCCGGACCCAGCTGGGCAACAACAACGCGTACTGCCAGGACTCCCCCATCTCCTGGGTGCACTGGGACACCGCGGACTCCTGGGCCGACGTACTCGAGGTGACCCGGACCTTCACCCGGCTGCGCGCCGAGCACCCGGTGCTGCGCCCGCAGGACTGGCGCAACGGCGAGTTCGTGGTGGACGCCGCCGGCAGTGAGCTCGGCCGCAAGAACCTCGCCTGGTTCGACGGCGAGGACATCGAGATGGACAACGAGGACTGGCGCGACGGCACCCGACGCACCCTGGGGATGTACGTCTCCGACCTCCACGAGGGCTTCCTGATCTGGGTGCACGGTGGCGACCAGCCCGAGGATGTGCCGCTCCCGGGCGGCCCGTGGGCGTTGAGCTACCAGGTGGTCGCCCACACCGGGCTGGCCGACGAGTTGCCCACCGGCACACTGCCCGCCGACACCCGGCTGCAGCTGCCGGCCCGCTCGGTGGTCGTGCTCCAGGTGGAGCTGCCCGACCGACAGGTGCCCGCCGCGGCGCCGG
- a CDS encoding cysteine desulfurase family protein, producing the protein MIPGIRTATHPRAYLDHAATSPLTAGAARAMSEHLALVGNASSLHTSGRAARRVLEEAREELAAAVGAHPMEVVFTSGGTEADNLAVHGSWIARRTAGPGEPVGRPRVVISAIEHHALHDLVPALQRDGADVVRLPVRADGVVDPQAVRAALAGEPGRTTAVGSLMAVNNETGAIQPVEVLAEACRSAGAWSHSDAVQAFGHVPFDFAASGLDLASISAHKVGGPIGIGALLVRRRVSPAPIVHGGGQERGVRSGTLAPVLAVGFAAAAAEAAAELAGRAERWRLLRARLLAGLGRLPGVRPLLPATASPAVLTVAFDGCEADDLLLLLDAAGIDASVGSACSAGVSSTSHVLLAMGLPEAVARSCLRFSFGAGTGEEDVAALLAALPEALARARRALGGGATIDGH; encoded by the coding sequence GTGATTCCCGGGATCCGAACAGCGACGCACCCGCGTGCCTATCTCGACCATGCGGCCACCAGCCCGCTCACCGCGGGCGCCGCACGGGCGATGAGCGAGCACCTGGCGCTGGTCGGCAACGCGTCCAGTCTGCACACCAGTGGTCGCGCGGCGCGCAGGGTGCTGGAGGAGGCCCGGGAGGAACTCGCCGCCGCTGTGGGGGCGCACCCGATGGAGGTGGTGTTCACCTCCGGTGGGACCGAGGCCGACAATCTGGCCGTGCACGGCTCGTGGATCGCCCGTCGGACCGCCGGGCCCGGCGAACCCGTGGGCCGTCCCCGGGTGGTGATCAGTGCGATCGAGCACCATGCGCTGCACGACCTGGTTCCCGCGCTGCAGCGTGACGGCGCCGACGTCGTCAGGCTGCCGGTCCGGGCCGACGGGGTGGTGGACCCGCAGGCCGTCCGGGCCGCCCTGGCCGGGGAGCCCGGCCGGACCACCGCGGTCGGCTCACTGATGGCGGTGAACAACGAGACCGGCGCGATCCAGCCGGTCGAGGTGCTGGCCGAGGCGTGCCGCTCCGCGGGTGCCTGGTCGCACTCCGACGCCGTCCAGGCCTTCGGGCACGTCCCGTTCGACTTCGCCGCCAGCGGCCTCGACCTGGCGTCGATCTCGGCCCACAAGGTGGGCGGACCGATCGGGATCGGCGCGCTGCTGGTCCGCCGCAGGGTGTCCCCGGCGCCGATCGTCCACGGCGGCGGCCAGGAGCGCGGCGTACGCTCCGGCACCCTGGCGCCGGTGCTGGCGGTGGGCTTCGCGGCCGCCGCGGCCGAGGCGGCCGCCGAGTTGGCCGGCCGCGCCGAGCGGTGGCGGCTCCTCCGGGCCCGGCTGTTGGCCGGACTGGGCCGGCTGCCCGGGGTCCGGCCGCTGCTGCCGGCGACCGCCAGCCCGGCCGTCCTCACCGTCGCCTTCGACGGGTGCGAGGCCGACGACCTGCTGCTGTTGCTGGACGCCGCCGGCATCGACGCCTCGGTCGGCTCGGCCTGCAGTGCGGGGGTGAGCAGCACCAGCCACGTCCTGCTGGCGATGGGGCTGCCCGAGGCGGTGGCCCGGTCCTGCCTGCGGTTCTCCTTCGGTGCCGGCACCGGCGAGGAGGACGTGGCCGCCCTGCTGGCCGCCCTGCCGGAGGCCCTGGCCAGGGCGCGCCGGGCCCTGGGCGGCGGAGCTACCATCGACGGGCATTGA